In Syntrophomonas wolfei subsp. wolfei str. Goettingen G311, a single window of DNA contains:
- a CDS encoding DUF1788 domain-containing protein has translation MNSTSKRLEQIIPRIQSESFIQNKGLGNEIGFYIFDYDPADEMLVRDYIKHIKSKFNYEGSNRRIIEYDLYEILLDITREKKIFEPILLMEEKRGQAQLADAIMQAAGFEDYINKMTFEQKPGNVLFLTGVGKVYPFMRSHKILNNLHHVFDQLPVVLFFPGSYDGQSLKLFNRFQDENYYRAFQLVK, from the coding sequence ATGAACAGCACCAGCAAGCGATTAGAGCAGATTATCCCCAGGATACAATCGGAATCATTCATTCAAAATAAAGGACTGGGGAATGAAATCGGTTTTTACATATTTGACTATGACCCTGCCGATGAGATGCTGGTTCGGGATTATATTAAACATATAAAGAGCAAATTTAACTACGAAGGGTCTAATCGCAGAATCATAGAATACGATTTGTACGAAATTCTGCTGGACATCACCCGGGAGAAGAAGATTTTCGAGCCAATACTATTAATGGAAGAAAAACGGGGACAGGCCCAGCTGGCCGATGCCATTATGCAAGCTGCCGGTTTTGAGGACTACATCAATAAAATGACTTTTGAGCAAAAGCCGGGCAATGTACTATTCCTTACTGGGGTAGGAAAAGTTTATCCCTTTATGCGTTCGCACAAAATCTTAAACAATCTCCATCATGTGTTTGACCAACTACCGGTGGTGCTTTTCTTCCCGGGCAGTTATGATGGACAGTCGCTGAAATTGTTCAATCGTTTTCAAGATGAAAATTACTATCGTGCTTTTCAGTTAGTGAAATAA
- a CDS encoding DUF1819 family protein translates to MTEIKYSAALTGEPFLFYESRQVARLKLSGRNQQQIREEIKSQNLFQYATEKSLAKRINAVQKRVDTLDETLLRFLAEKPSATAKIINLYAIMQTNKLMLDFIIEIIGDKFEQGNLVLEKRDLNEFFVAKREQQENIARWSDETIAKLKRVLPRIIFEAGILADRNTGTLQRLTLDKDVEKYFREHGEIEFLKAVGTIV, encoded by the coding sequence TTGACGGAAATTAAATATAGTGCTGCATTGACCGGTGAGCCCTTCCTGTTTTATGAAAGCAGGCAGGTGGCCAGGCTCAAACTGAGTGGCCGTAACCAGCAGCAAATCCGGGAAGAGATAAAAAGCCAAAATCTCTTCCAGTATGCTACGGAAAAGAGCTTGGCCAAAAGAATTAATGCCGTACAAAAGCGTGTCGATACCCTGGATGAGACATTGCTCAGGTTTTTGGCGGAAAAACCATCGGCGACGGCTAAAATCATCAACCTGTATGCCATAATGCAAACTAATAAACTCATGCTGGATTTTATAATCGAAATAATTGGAGATAAATTTGAACAGGGTAACCTGGTTCTTGAAAAAAGAGACCTGAATGAATTCTTTGTTGCCAAAAGGGAGCAGCAAGAGAATATAGCACGGTGGAGCGATGAAACCATCGCCAAATTAAAACGGGTGTTACCCCGAATCATTTTTGAAGCCGGTATTCTGGCTGATCGTAATACCGGAACCCTACAGCGACTCACCCTGGACAAAGATGTTGAAAAATACTTCCGGGAGCATGGAGAAATAGAATTTTTAAAAGCCGTGGGAACCATAGTTTAA
- a CDS encoding S-layer homology domain-containing protein gives MPRTLKNIFIGSFTFLLLLILTGITTAAPQQEAIVTAFHDVSSSDANLVYINYMAQRGIISGFPDGSFHPGEGLTRAQAAV, from the coding sequence ATGCCAAGAACACTGAAGAACATTTTTATCGGCAGTTTTACTTTCTTACTTCTGTTGATATTAACCGGAATTACTACAGCTGCTCCGCAGCAAGAGGCAATCGTCACAGCATTCCATGATGTTAGTAGTAGTGATGCCAATCTTGTATATATAAACTATATGGCCCAACGGGGCATTATCAGCGGCTTCCCCGATGGCAGTTTTCATCCAGGTGAGGGTTTAACCCGAGCTCAAGCAGCCGTATGA
- a CDS encoding alpha/beta hydrolase family protein — MTSGQVFGALASQYTVSSQDTDEESITGNKFSQIANRNNYSDLTAAQSSPQPWYKTAEKKKDKIKVYMPWGVVTINGSFWSNYSSSSGSGMSLLQGEGSLTSGAVTRNLSPGQSSVSASDGRPPSLPHLMSPSEAREWTQQRHWLGERAAEMQGQQEAGEPSSGSQEQGNDPGSNLLTYKLDQALAQAEQTAAGAPSGSSGGSGKQTPDSFIDMETFLKMAIPYITFEQGEDPAYIAQKQGFIKDEPKGEVYRDDILYSLLRMTYVPIPPNADLLQLAKEYGIISAKDKTIPEENIKITANTALQMMVNARNTWYERLEAEKPAEPLNLINYYISNSTYTYPQFMFSDDGQVLWYTVRGGLKAINVSDASESDRVPRSCSPKEEYPAQDGETAINVYDNSGVLRAVSIEVAKRRNYVTDKYILYREGPEKPWKRLIEFDLSLTRDYEIIGFSADNTKMIVKTNFYDNYASLYQVDPETMSRELIYHNSHADVAVELVSVLAGTPVVSLKNPETGELLTAIYIDDKTRLVCLRDEMATIMDNVRADLGENQFPVAISPDFDYLVLLHRDDRDYGSYRLYNVESRKDTLLLSSDIPIKDVGHSYPVSFKASDGHTVFGYLTLPPGKSPRNLPLIVNVHGGPQARYVWTPNEYALLASNLDIGVLSVDFRFSIGYGNEYSDSASKNMPLAQQDVFESVNWAINNGIADPECIGIMGHSYGGYISFYQAAVHPDVYKAVISLMGVWDWTDLGLELIQDDPVPDYHRCSAPEPYTELAQVLSPSSYADKLKSPILIIYAGQDDAVYPSQNIRAIKELTEAGNTPQVLYLPDSGHTPDTLENITAVFEEIKSFLDEQMKANPWIISRRNASEN; from the coding sequence ATGACCAGCGGCCAAGTTTTTGGCGCCCTGGCCAGTCAGTATACTGTCAGCAGCCAGGATACTGACGAAGAAAGCATAACCGGTAATAAATTCAGCCAAATAGCCAACCGCAATAATTACTCTGACCTGACGGCAGCCCAATCAAGCCCCCAGCCCTGGTATAAAACCGCCGAGAAGAAAAAAGACAAGATAAAAGTATATATGCCCTGGGGAGTAGTCACTATCAACGGCAGCTTCTGGAGCAACTATTCGAGCAGCAGCGGCAGTGGCATGAGCCTGCTGCAGGGAGAAGGGAGCTTAACCAGCGGCGCTGTGACCCGGAACCTCTCCCCCGGACAAAGTTCCGTGAGCGCTAGTGACGGCAGACCGCCATCGCTTCCCCATCTCATGAGCCCATCTGAAGCCCGCGAATGGACTCAGCAGCGCCACTGGTTAGGAGAGCGCGCCGCTGAGATGCAGGGCCAGCAGGAAGCAGGCGAACCCAGTAGTGGGAGCCAGGAACAGGGGAATGACCCCGGCAGTAACCTTCTGACCTATAAGCTTGACCAGGCCCTGGCCCAGGCAGAACAAACCGCCGCTGGCGCACCTTCTGGAAGCAGTGGTGGGAGTGGTAAACAAACCCCGGACTCATTTATAGATATGGAGACCTTTCTTAAGATGGCCATTCCTTATATTACATTTGAGCAGGGAGAAGACCCTGCTTATATTGCCCAGAAACAGGGCTTCATAAAAGATGAACCCAAAGGAGAAGTTTATCGGGATGATATTCTTTATTCACTTTTACGAATGACCTATGTCCCCATCCCCCCAAACGCTGATTTGCTACAACTGGCAAAAGAATATGGCATTATTTCTGCGAAGGATAAAACCATACCGGAAGAAAACATTAAAATCACTGCAAATACCGCTCTTCAGATGATGGTCAACGCGCGTAATACCTGGTATGAAAGACTGGAGGCGGAAAAGCCTGCCGAACCGTTGAATTTGATAAATTACTATATTTCAAACTCCACTTATACCTATCCGCAATTTATGTTTTCTGATGATGGTCAGGTTCTATGGTATACAGTAAGAGGAGGGCTGAAAGCTATAAATGTATCAGACGCCAGCGAGTCTGATCGGGTTCCGCGTAGCTGTTCTCCCAAAGAGGAGTACCCTGCCCAGGATGGCGAAACCGCAATAAATGTCTATGATAATTCCGGAGTTTTACGAGCTGTCTCCATTGAGGTTGCCAAACGCAGGAATTATGTTACTGATAAATATATTCTTTACCGGGAGGGCCCGGAAAAGCCATGGAAGCGTTTAATAGAATTCGACTTGTCTTTAACCCGGGATTATGAAATTATCGGCTTTAGCGCAGATAATACAAAAATGATTGTAAAAACCAATTTCTATGATAATTATGCCAGCCTCTATCAAGTTGACCCAGAAACCATGAGCAGAGAATTGATCTACCATAATTCTCATGCCGATGTAGCCGTAGAACTGGTCTCGGTACTTGCGGGCACTCCTGTTGTTAGCTTGAAAAATCCAGAGACAGGTGAACTCTTAACCGCTATATATATTGATGATAAAACCCGCTTGGTATGCTTAAGGGATGAAATGGCCACCATCATGGATAATGTTCGGGCAGATTTAGGAGAAAACCAGTTCCCGGTAGCCATTAGTCCGGACTTTGACTATTTAGTATTGCTGCACCGGGATGACCGGGATTATGGCAGTTACCGGCTGTATAATGTTGAAAGCAGGAAGGATACCCTTCTTTTATCGTCGGATATACCTATAAAGGATGTTGGACATAGCTATCCGGTATCTTTCAAAGCAAGTGATGGTCATACCGTATTTGGATATCTGACCTTACCACCTGGCAAAAGTCCGCGCAATCTACCATTAATAGTAAATGTCCATGGTGGACCTCAGGCTAGATATGTGTGGACCCCAAACGAATATGCCTTGTTGGCTTCAAACCTTGATATTGGGGTATTGTCTGTTGATTTCCGCTTTTCCATCGGATATGGCAACGAATACAGCGATTCAGCCAGTAAAAATATGCCACTAGCCCAACAAGATGTTTTCGAAAGTGTTAATTGGGCAATAAATAATGGCATTGCAGATCCTGAATGCATTGGAATTATGGGGCACTCCTATGGAGGATATATTTCCTTTTATCAAGCAGCAGTTCATCCAGATGTCTACAAAGCGGTCATTTCTTTGATGGGCGTATGGGATTGGACAGATTTGGGGCTTGAATTAATACAAGACGATCCTGTTCCAGATTATCATAGATGTTCTGCACCCGAACCTTATACTGAGCTGGCCCAAGTATTGTCTCCATCAAGCTATGCCGATAAACTCAAATCCCCTATTTTAATTATCTATGCCGGCCAAGATGACGCAGTATATCCCAGTCAGAATATAAGGGCCATTAAAGAGCTCACAGAAGCAGGGAATACGCCCCAGGTACTCTATCTGCCTGATAGCGGCCATACCCCCGATACATTAGAAAATATAACTGCCGTCTTTGAGGAAATAAAGAGTTTTTTAGATGAGCAAATGAAGGCCAATCCATGGATAATATCCCGGAGGAATGCAAGCGAGAACTGA
- a CDS encoding flavodoxin family protein, whose protein sequence is MDNIPEECKRELIRLTDLEIKPCKACYRCLQPDNACPVRDDFNFVIEKIRGADALIIGVPVYFLGPHGYYKMLTDRLLGSQNYSQDTHSAAYFISISILRLELRRYSTIISFPPVR, encoded by the coding sequence ATGGATAATATCCCGGAGGAATGCAAGCGAGAACTGATTCGCCTAACTGACCTGGAGATAAAACCATGCAAGGCCTGTTATCGCTGTCTACAACCTGATAACGCTTGTCCAGTCCGAGACGATTTCAATTTTGTAATTGAAAAAATTAGAGGGGCGGATGCGCTTATTATTGGAGTTCCAGTATATTTCCTGGGGCCACACGGCTATTATAAAATGCTAACTGATCGGCTGCTGGGGTCACAGAATTATTCCCAAGATACGCATAGTGCAGCATATTTCATTAGCATTTCCATATTGCGGTTAGAATTACGCAGGTATTCTACCATCATTTCCTTTCCTCCCGTACGATAA